One window of the Carnobacterium maltaromaticum DSM 20342 genome contains the following:
- a CDS encoding HK97-gp10 family putative phage morphogenesis protein: MGIEIKGEKELDQNLKLLAAQSKSARNKGLKKSAEYAGRKLAEKTAYNADRKSDRKWKAQRQFEKASGTNKKFPHLKDDVQVSGVSSMGEIKIGYGEDTYWRAHFVETGTINQSGQHFMQRTELEIKEEVISIMAEVFKKELGL; the protein is encoded by the coding sequence ATGGGCATTGAAATTAAGGGAGAAAAAGAGCTTGATCAAAATTTGAAACTACTTGCTGCACAATCGAAATCGGCTAGAAATAAAGGGTTAAAAAAGTCGGCTGAGTATGCTGGAAGAAAGTTAGCAGAAAAGACGGCATATAATGCGGACCGAAAAAGTGATCGTAAGTGGAAAGCGCAACGTCAATTTGAAAAAGCGAGTGGGACTAATAAAAAGTTCCCTCACTTAAAAGATGACGTCCAGGTTAGTGGTGTTTCTTCAATGGGCGAAATTAAAATCGGTTATGGCGAGGACACGTATTGGCGGGCGCACTTTGTTGAGACTGGAACAATAAATCAATCGGGTCAGCATTTTATGCAACGCACAGAATTAGAAATAAAAGAAGAAGTCATTTCGATTATGGCCGAAGTATTTAAAAAGGAGCTAGGATTATGA
- the gpG gene encoding phage tail assembly chaperone G, protein MLKIVLDQQEGEAKTITKKFATTRDMRTYLEYVKKMNPSGKEEGEKVVLGNSIESIDEAIDVMVEIFENPEVTTENILLGLPSAKFWETFNTMAAEIMGAPSEEEEKKE, encoded by the coding sequence ATGTTAAAAATTGTATTGGATCAGCAAGAAGGCGAAGCGAAAACAATCACGAAGAAGTTTGCGACAACACGAGACATGCGAACCTATTTGGAATATGTAAAGAAAATGAATCCCTCTGGAAAAGAAGAAGGAGAAAAGGTTGTTTTAGGGAACTCGATTGAAAGTATTGATGAAGCAATCGATGTCATGGTTGAAATTTTTGAAAATCCAGAAGTGACAACAGAAAATATTTTATTAGGTTTACCGTCTGCAAAATTTTGGGAAACATTCAATACTATGGCTGCGGAAATTATGGGAGCACCAAGTGAGGAAGAAGAAAAAAAGGAATAG
- a CDS encoding head-tail connector protein encodes MEEKDLDRIKNYAKVDHDFDDDLLQEQYELAEQEIIDSVDREADIVEMREIKQFNYAALILTKHWYDNRGVVSSQNMSKISHSYATLVQKIRGLWYVDH; translated from the coding sequence ATGGAAGAAAAAGACCTGGATCGAATTAAGAACTATGCAAAGGTAGATCATGACTTTGATGATGACTTGCTGCAGGAACAATATGAATTAGCGGAGCAAGAAATCATTGACTCGGTTGATAGAGAAGCTGATATTGTCGAAATGCGTGAAATCAAGCAGTTTAACTATGCGGCTCTTATTCTCACTAAACACTGGTATGACAACCGGGGAGTTGTTTCAAGTCAAAACATGTCAAAGATTTCTCATAGCTATGCCACGTTAGTACAAAAAATTAGGGGGCTTTGGTATGTCGATCACTAG
- a CDS encoding HK97 family phage prohead protease, whose product MSQVEAVKTKAMTVEGYAIVFDVPSRNFGNYVEVIDSSALVDCDLSRIVFIVDHDTSVLLASTENGSLTFKVDEKGLYFNATIIGTTDGENNYKLIKEGILNKMSYGFFEDESQAKVYKDENGVIVRRVMKIDEVYEISALAIPAYNQTVIKAKERNMAKAKEKLHERELMLLEIELMEYESS is encoded by the coding sequence GTGAGTCAAGTCGAAGCGGTTAAAACCAAAGCGATGACCGTTGAAGGCTATGCGATTGTATTTGATGTTCCTAGTCGTAATTTTGGGAATTATGTTGAAGTTATTGATTCTAGCGCATTAGTTGATTGTGACTTGTCAAGAATTGTCTTTATTGTTGATCATGATACAAGCGTTTTATTAGCAAGTACTGAAAACGGGAGTTTGACGTTTAAAGTTGATGAAAAAGGGCTCTATTTTAATGCGACAATCATAGGCACAACGGATGGAGAAAACAATTATAAACTGATCAAAGAAGGAATCTTAAATAAAATGAGCTATGGATTTTTTGAAGATGAGAGCCAAGCGAAAGTTTATAAAGATGAAAATGGTGTGATTGTCCGTAGAGTCATGAAAATTGATGAAGTTTACGAAATTAGCGCGCTAGCAATTCCAGCATACAATCAAACAGTTATTAAAGCTAAAGAGCGTAATATGGCTAAAGCAAAAGAAAAATTGCATGAGCGAGAGCTGATGCTGTTAGAAATCGAATTAATGGAATATGAGTCCAGCTAA
- a CDS encoding terminase large subunit, with amino-acid sequence MQIYKNKTKLSEIPKPVDWTTIYARKIVTGEIKACKKVIQASERHLNDLKRSEEDPSFGYVFVVEKADHVIRFMEKLPDLSTGAPTTLALFQKFISGSLYGWRSKETGFRRFTKAYISMARKNGKSVLVAGFALYELIYGESPKYDRQIYCTANSKDQARTVYKMVVAQLKKVRSKSKKIKKLTKILKNEVLIEDNESILKALSRDTDNLDSLNVLLGILDEYHTANEDDMMEVLESSQGQQDQPLIIIISTAGFKLNGVMYSVEYPYITDLLDPEKELVNENYFALCYEQEEESEIEDDSTWIKSNPLLEVDKLSKKMMTYLHRKLDEALQKNSIMKTLVKNFNMWQSASEKSFLSGSEWKDCFDKEIPDLHGREVYIGADLSRTRDLSALTWLVPLDQEKHFFMDSKSFIGTKGFGIEGKEQRDMIDYRDLERKGFCEITKKDSGIVDYKRIIEFIDELVEKYNFKVAGIYYDEYSSPSFITELEEKYTLIEVRQGLKTLSPATKQFQIYADEKQIHHSNNPLLNTAINNAIVVETNDAVQINKNKNRNKIDPIAAGINAFTGAQYHEFGRVYRDSEYYKSDNFSF; translated from the coding sequence TTGCAGATTTATAAAAACAAAACAAAATTATCCGAAATTCCAAAGCCTGTTGATTGGACTACGATTTACGCTAGAAAAATCGTAACCGGAGAAATTAAAGCTTGTAAAAAAGTGATTCAAGCAAGTGAACGACATTTGAATGATTTGAAAAGGTCAGAGGAAGATCCTAGTTTTGGATATGTTTTTGTTGTTGAAAAAGCAGATCATGTTATCCGATTTATGGAAAAGTTACCAGATTTAAGTACGGGAGCACCAACCACTTTGGCACTATTTCAGAAATTCATTAGTGGAAGTTTATATGGATGGCGTTCAAAAGAGACAGGATTTAGAAGATTCACGAAAGCGTATATCTCGATGGCGCGTAAAAATGGGAAATCGGTTTTAGTCGCTGGGTTTGCACTATACGAATTAATCTATGGTGAATCGCCTAAGTATGACCGCCAAATTTATTGTACTGCCAATTCAAAAGACCAGGCACGAACCGTCTATAAAATGGTTGTAGCCCAATTAAAAAAAGTACGGTCGAAAAGTAAGAAAATCAAGAAATTAACAAAGATTTTAAAAAATGAGGTCTTAATCGAAGACAACGAGTCGATTTTAAAAGCCTTATCTCGCGATACTGATAATCTCGATTCATTAAACGTTTTGCTAGGGATATTAGATGAATACCATACGGCAAACGAAGATGACATGATGGAAGTTTTAGAGTCCAGTCAAGGGCAACAAGATCAGCCACTGATCATTATTATTTCTACTGCTGGATTTAAATTGAATGGTGTCATGTATTCGGTTGAATATCCATATATCACTGATTTGTTGGATCCGGAAAAAGAGCTAGTAAATGAAAATTATTTTGCTCTTTGTTATGAACAAGAAGAAGAGTCAGAAATAGAAGACGATTCGACTTGGATTAAGTCAAATCCACTGCTTGAAGTGGATAAACTATCTAAAAAAATGATGACCTACCTACACCGGAAATTAGATGAAGCCTTGCAGAAAAATAGCATTATGAAAACATTAGTTAAAAATTTCAACATGTGGCAATCTGCAAGTGAAAAATCTTTCTTATCCGGTTCGGAGTGGAAAGACTGTTTTGATAAAGAAATTCCAGATTTACATGGTAGAGAAGTATATATCGGCGCCGATTTATCTCGAACTCGTGATTTAAGTGCGCTGACTTGGCTTGTACCCCTGGATCAAGAAAAACATTTTTTCATGGATTCAAAATCTTTTATTGGTACAAAAGGATTCGGTATCGAAGGAAAAGAACAGCGGGACATGATTGATTATCGTGATTTAGAGAGAAAAGGATTTTGCGAAATCACAAAAAAAGATTCGGGAATTGTCGATTACAAGCGAATCATTGAATTTATTGATGAACTCGTTGAGAAATACAATTTCAAGGTTGCTGGAATATACTACGATGAATATTCTAGTCCAAGTTTTATCACTGAGTTAGAAGAAAAATACACATTGATAGAAGTTAGACAAGGGCTGAAAACATTAAGTCCGGCTACAAAACAGTTCCAAATTTATGCAGATGAAAAACAAATTCACCATTCAAATAATCCGCTATTAAATACAGCGATTAATAATGCGATTGTGGTAGAAACCAATGATGCGGTGCAAATTAACAAAAATAAAAATAGAAACAAAATCGATCCGATTGCTGCAGGTATTAACGCCTTTACAGGTGCACAATACCACGAATTTGGTCGTGTTTATCGTGATTCCGAGTATTACAAATCCGATAACTTTTCTTTTTAA
- a CDS encoding phage portal protein, translating to MLFSTKKVVNSSKDPFLDSIVSMSVSEGTNYTSISALKNSDVFTAVKILAQDMASNPIVLLKNGIVQKPSHITYLLNKKPNKNTTGWHMKFALAVNALLAGNGYAEILFDKTGKITGFELLKPSEVSIIQEDDHSIVSYMVGNEREVSQENMIHLKFFSYDGIIGRSPLMSLQVEIDLQNKGNKNLLGFFKNGVNSSGILKVINSELDADGKRAIREKFEEANAGDANALRTIVLDETMEYKKMEVSTEVLKLINNNIYSTKQIAKAFGIPLERMGIEMTNTSSNDANMLYMKNTLNHYFAASTAEFDSKLLEIGEWEFGYDTRRLSKMDPEEETKNVVEKLKETIITIDEARRELGYAPLPDGRGERVLANLNFTSLEKIDEYEMRRNKNAQIERGDEK from the coding sequence ATGCTGTTTTCTACGAAAAAAGTCGTTAATTCTAGTAAAGATCCATTTCTGGATTCAATTGTATCAATGAGTGTTTCAGAGGGGACGAACTACACCAGTATTTCTGCTTTAAAAAATAGTGATGTATTTACTGCAGTTAAAATATTAGCCCAGGACATGGCGAGTAATCCAATTGTATTACTAAAAAATGGAATTGTTCAAAAACCTAGCCATATCACGTATTTATTGAATAAAAAGCCCAATAAAAATACAACTGGTTGGCATATGAAATTTGCTTTAGCTGTAAATGCGTTGCTAGCCGGCAATGGATATGCTGAAATTCTTTTTGATAAGACTGGAAAAATAACAGGTTTTGAGCTTTTAAAGCCTAGTGAGGTCAGTATCATTCAAGAAGATGATCATTCGATAGTTAGTTACATGGTTGGGAATGAGCGTGAAGTTAGCCAGGAGAATATGATCCATTTGAAATTCTTTTCGTATGATGGAATTATTGGCCGAAGCCCGTTAATGAGTTTGCAGGTTGAGATTGATTTGCAGAATAAAGGAAACAAGAATTTACTTGGATTCTTTAAAAATGGTGTTAACAGTAGCGGTATTTTAAAAGTAATTAATTCTGAATTAGATGCTGACGGAAAAAGAGCTATTCGAGAAAAATTCGAAGAAGCGAACGCTGGCGATGCAAATGCGCTACGAACAATCGTATTAGACGAAACGATGGAATACAAGAAAATGGAAGTATCAACGGAAGTTTTAAAATTGATCAACAACAATATTTATTCCACAAAACAAATTGCAAAAGCTTTTGGGATTCCTTTAGAACGGATGGGAATTGAAATGACGAATACAAGCAGTAATGATGCTAATATGCTGTATATGAAAAACACGCTAAATCATTATTTTGCTGCTAGTACCGCCGAATTTGATTCTAAATTATTGGAGATAGGCGAATGGGAATTCGGTTACGACACAAGACGTCTTTCAAAAATGGACCCAGAAGAAGAAACGAAAAACGTTGTCGAAAAGTTAAAAGAAACGATTATTACGATTGACGAGGCTCGTCGAGAATTAGGGTATGCACCATTACCGGATGGTAGAGGCGAGCGTGTTTTAGCGAACCTTAATTTTACGTCACTAGAAAAAATTGACGAATATGAAATGAGGCGGAATAAAAACGCACAAATTGAAAGGGGGGATGAAAAGTGA
- a CDS encoding phage major capsid protein: MSLKEKIEKLKTKRASQRDAFNLKVKETKERAGTGELEEAKKLKKEADEIKEKMTATDQEISDLESLENLDEELDLDEELDEEEEVEDEDEGEDIPPLKKKKGDERSMKKKKKIIKTENEEVKNFEEYLRSSGKVRDGLTTENQSIIIPEDISMDIYRLKETGVDLTSMITVKKVGRQSGTMLIAKRSTDATLKTKEELAEMENVDVDMFFSVPYKVDTRAGQIALSEETIDDAGINVVGEVKEQMRKIVKNTNNMNILKVLKADFTKKPATSVDDVKTVKNKDLDPDLNMSFLTNQDGYNWMDLQKDEDGRYLLQDSISSKTGKMFLGVDVAVISNKLLASDAAGFPMFLGDFKEGVGLFDRKKVEVSWTKFDSYTQGLATVVRNDYKSIDKEAIIQIQVKTTP; this comes from the coding sequence ATGAGTTTGAAAGAAAAAATTGAAAAATTGAAGACAAAAAGAGCAAGCCAACGTGATGCGTTTAATTTGAAAGTGAAGGAGACGAAGGAAAGAGCCGGAACTGGTGAACTAGAAGAAGCGAAAAAGTTAAAAAAAGAAGCAGATGAAATTAAAGAAAAAATGACTGCAACTGATCAAGAAATTTCAGATTTGGAAAGTTTAGAAAATCTGGATGAAGAACTAGATTTGGACGAAGAGCTGGACGAAGAAGAGGAAGTGGAGGACGAAGATGAGGGGGAAGATATTCCGCCTTTGAAAAAGAAAAAAGGAGATGAAAGAAGTATGAAAAAAAAGAAAAAAATTATTAAAACAGAAAACGAAGAAGTTAAAAACTTTGAAGAATATTTACGATCAAGCGGAAAAGTACGTGATGGTTTAACTACAGAAAATCAATCGATTATTATTCCGGAAGATATCAGCATGGATATTTACCGATTGAAAGAAACTGGTGTTGATCTAACGTCAATGATCACAGTGAAAAAGGTTGGTCGTCAATCAGGAACAATGCTAATTGCTAAACGCTCAACAGATGCGACATTAAAAACTAAAGAAGAACTCGCAGAAATGGAAAATGTCGATGTTGACATGTTTTTCAGCGTTCCTTACAAAGTTGATACCAGAGCAGGACAAATTGCCTTGTCAGAAGAAACGATTGATGATGCTGGAATCAATGTTGTTGGTGAAGTTAAAGAACAAATGCGGAAAATTGTAAAAAATACAAACAACATGAACATTCTTAAAGTGTTAAAAGCTGATTTTACGAAAAAACCAGCAACCTCAGTTGATGATGTTAAAACAGTAAAAAATAAAGACTTAGATCCGGATTTAAATATGTCTTTCTTAACTAATCAAGATGGCTATAACTGGATGGATTTACAAAAAGATGAAGATGGTCGCTATTTACTACAGGACTCTATTTCTTCTAAAACTGGAAAAATGTTTTTAGGTGTGGACGTAGCTGTTATTTCTAATAAATTGTTAGCCAGTGATGCTGCAGGTTTTCCAATGTTCTTAGGAGACTTTAAAGAAGGCGTTGGATTATTTGATCGTAAAAAAGTGGAAGTGTCATGGACTAAATTCGATTCTTACACACAAGGTCTTGCGACAGTTGTTAGAAATGATTACAAATCAATTGATAAAGAAGCGATTATCCAAATTCAAGTTAAAACTACACCCTAA
- a CDS encoding phage head completion protein: MSITSVDKLNKRIKFYSAETIKDPHGKPELNLTEELACWCGIKQSFIKDVKAEIGTKFEDSKTFIIREKQKKEIKNEWFILYQRRKNETPKKYEIIKINPDEENDEFMVIVAKKVT; encoded by the coding sequence ATGTCGATCACTAGCGTTGATAAATTGAATAAACGAATTAAATTTTATTCAGCTGAAACAATTAAAGATCCACATGGAAAACCAGAGCTAAATTTAACCGAAGAACTAGCGTGCTGGTGTGGTATCAAACAATCATTTATTAAAGACGTAAAGGCAGAAATAGGGACAAAATTTGAAGATAGCAAGACTTTTATCATTCGTGAAAAACAAAAGAAAGAAATTAAAAACGAGTGGTTTATCCTTTATCAGCGAAGAAAAAACGAAACACCAAAAAAATACGAAATTATCAAAATAAATCCAGATGAAGAAAACGATGAGTTTATGGTAATCGTAGCTAAGAAGGTGACGTAA
- a CDS encoding major tail protein: MATLGFSSIKIGIYAKEESGQAEKIIKVITIDKKDGGAIEAKIAGLAPEATKLFASDTAFYVSSSGSGDTKLDLGIADLGEVNAAAILGATIEKGVMKITDKTKAPYCAVILESEGLNGDPIHIALAKGKFSRDSEELKTGEQKGKDPVTDSLNGEFISRQDGLVYAKGRGGDDSEFEYAEFEKEIFIGYEAPTTP; the protein is encoded by the coding sequence ATGGCAACTTTAGGATTTAGCAGCATAAAAATTGGTATTTACGCGAAAGAAGAAAGCGGGCAAGCTGAAAAAATTATCAAAGTGATCACAATTGACAAGAAAGACGGTGGGGCAATTGAAGCGAAAATTGCCGGATTAGCACCAGAAGCGACCAAGTTATTTGCAAGTGATACAGCATTTTATGTTTCAAGTTCGGGGTCAGGAGATACAAAACTAGATTTAGGAATTGCGGATTTAGGTGAGGTAAATGCTGCAGCTATTCTTGGAGCAACAATTGAAAAAGGTGTAATGAAAATTACAGATAAGACTAAAGCGCCTTATTGCGCGGTTATTTTAGAGTCAGAAGGTTTGAACGGTGACCCTATTCATATTGCTTTAGCAAAAGGGAAGTTTTCTCGTGATAGTGAAGAGCTAAAAACGGGGGAACAAAAAGGAAAAGACCCGGTAACAGATTCATTAAATGGTGAATTTATTTCTCGTCAAGACGGGTTGGTTTATGCAAAAGGTCGTGGGGGAGACGATTCAGAATTTGAGTATGCAGAGTTTGAAAAAGAAATTTTTATCGGATATGAAGCACCTACTACGCCCTAA